ATGCAAGTGTTACCACTAACAGTTGCACGAAGAACTGGGTTTAAATCTGCGCATACAGCAGATGATGTCTGCAAAATCTGCTATAATTGCGCCGATTTATGAAGAACAAAGAAATAGCAGACAAGCCGGAAGACAGTATCATCGGTAAAGATGCGCCGGTTGCTCAGGATGTTGTCGTGCACAGCGATATACCTGATATCTCCGTTCAACCCATCGCAAAGCAATATCTTAAGGAGGTAAACTCCCTGGTCATAAACGGCAACATATTCTGCTTTTCCGATGGTGTATCGAAAGTGGAGGTGAAAGTGGTGAGTGATGAAATTATCCGGGTGCGTGTGGCTCCGGTGGGAGAATTCCTCGAAGAGTTTTCATATGCGATTACTGATCATGCTTTTCGCATTTCGAGAATAGAAAATTCGGAGACAGATGATTTTTACATAATTGCCACTGCTACTGTATCATGCCGTATCAGGAAGACCGACTTCCTCATTTCATTTGCAGACGTACACGGATTGGTGGTGAATGAAGATGCAATAGCCATGCATTGGGAAGAACATGCAGCGTATGGCGGCTATTATGTCTATTGTTCGAAGAAATACCAGGAAGGCGAGCATTTTTTCGGGCTTGGTGATAAACCGGCCGATCTTGATATGCTCGGCAAACGCTACTCCATGTGGGGCACTGATGCGTATGCCTATGAACGCGAACGGGATCCTCTATACAAGAACATCCCTTTTTACATCGGGATTCATAAAAATGTGAGTTATGGTTTGTTCTTCGACAATACTTTCCGCAGCTTTTTTGATTTCGCCGGCGAGGTAAAGGATACGGTTAGTTTTTGGTCGGATGGCGGCGAGATGCAGTACTATTATATTCACGGCCCTCATATGCTTGACGTGGTGAAGCGGTACACGATGCTCACAGGCGCTCATCCCATGCCGCCGTTATGGGCGCTGGGATTTCATCAAAGCCGCTGGAGTTATTACCCGGAAGCAAATGTGAAAGAGCTGGCGAAAACTTTTCGTGATAAAAAAATACCCTGTGATGCCATCCATCTCGATATTGATTACATGGATGGTTATCGTTGCTTTACATGGAACAAGAATCATTTTCCGGATCCCGAAAAAATGATTGCTGAGTTGTCGGATGATGGTTTCAAAACCATAGTCATCATTGATCCGGGAATAAAAGTGGATGATCAGTACTGGGTATATAAGGAAGGAAAGGACAATAATTATTTCTGCCGCCGCGGCGATGATTATTTTATGGAAGGCGCGGTCTGGCCCGGACGTTGCCGGTTTCCGGATTTTACCGACCCAAAAGTTAGGGACTGGTGGGGAGGTTTATTCAGGGAACTCGTTGACCAGGGTATTGCCGGTGTCTGGAATGATATGAATGAACCGGCTGTTTTTGGCAATGGCACTTTTCCTGCGGATGTGCGTCACGATTTTGACGGTCACCAGGGTTCACACAGGAAAGCGCACAATGTATATGGTATGCAGATGGTGCGTGCCACCTATGACGGATTAAAAAAGCTGCAAAAAACAAAGCGGCCCTTCACCATCACACGCTCAGGGTATGCAGGTGTGCAAAGATATTCCAGCACCTGGACGGGCGATAACAGTGCTACCTGGGATCATCTCAAACTGGCCATCCAGATGTTGCAGCGCTTGAGTATGTCAGGCATTTCATTCAGC
Above is a genomic segment from Chitinophagales bacterium containing:
- a CDS encoding glycoside hydrolase family 31 protein; protein product: MKNKEIADKPEDSIIGKDAPVAQDVVVHSDIPDISVQPIAKQYLKEVNSLVINGNIFCFSDGVSKVEVKVVSDEIIRVRVAPVGEFLEEFSYAITDHAFRISRIENSETDDFYIIATATVSCRIRKTDFLISFADVHGLVVNEDAIAMHWEEHAAYGGYYVYCSKKYQEGEHFFGLGDKPADLDMLGKRYSMWGTDAYAYERERDPLYKNIPFYIGIHKNVSYGLFFDNTFRSFFDFAGEVKDTVSFWSDGGEMQYYYIHGPHMLDVVKRYTMLTGAHPMPPLWALGFHQSRWSYYPEANVKELAKTFRDKKIPCDAIHLDIDYMDGYRCFTWNKNHFPDPEKMIAELSDDGFKTIVIIDPGIKVDDQYWVYKEGKDNNYFCRRGDDYFMEGAVWPGRCRFPDFTDPKVRDWWGGLFRELVDQGIAGVWNDMNEPAVFGNGTFPADVRHDFDGHQGSHRKAHNVYGMQMVRATYDGLKKLQKTKRPFTITRSGYAGVQRYSSTWTGDNSATWDHLKLAIQMLQRLSMSGISFSGSDIGGFTGEPEGELFARWIQVGVFSPLMRVHSSGDTRDREPWTFGVNIEKIAKKYIELRYKLLPYIYSVFWENHRYHLPMLRPLALTEQDVEENYARDDAFTFGDKLLVAPVTEKGALSRPVYLPKGTWYNFWDFSVFTGGETYEIAAPLDRLPIFVKAGSVIPEYPVMQYTGEQDIDEMKLNVYYAGHHVKSFLYEDHGDTLGYEQSIYAEKKFDVHGSLQALLIEQAMAGIYSPNYAYYRIKVYGIPFAIGKVTADGKVVRGVKKIKKNNIILFRAMRNFRKIEIAAAEHKS